From the genome of Danio rerio strain Tuebingen ecotype United States chromosome 2, GRCz12tu, whole genome shotgun sequence, one region includes:
- the cavin4a gene encoding caveolae-associated protein 4a (The RefSeq protein has 1 substitution compared to this genomic sequence) — protein MEKRGDVILGVEDESGQPVSALSILSLLERVSTIIDGVQASQQRMEERQQQLEGSVSAVQSELLKLARDHGATATTVDKLLQKARRVSTHVKEVRSRVEKQNVRVKKVETTQDELLTRNKFRVVIYQGEKEVPSVAVTKTPKGAGLAELEVEPDEYDIPADLSSDEEYMVVEDAESSRGARLKQSGLKGIENIKAAFSKENMNKTREKTRENLSKTKESLSKTGQTLGTKFNTLGEKIVPPEQREKIKQSSERLKENIAKKAPTKESFKIKLKKERTVAEGQEGAEAEPAVTPPKGRKSSPDVTYTEVVTENKREGPVSEEGATRIHED, from the exons ATGGAAAAGAGAGGAGATGTCATATTAGGGGTTGAGGATGAATCCGGGCAGCCCGTCTCTGCCCTGTCCATTCTGTCTCTGCTGGAGCGTGTGTCAACAATCATCGATGGCGTCCAGGCAAGCCAGCAGCGTATGGAGGAACGCCAACAGCAGCTCGAGGGCTCGGTCAGCGCTGTCCAGTCCGAGCTTCTCAAACTGGCTCGTGACCACGGGGCCACAGCGACGACTGTCGACAAACTGCTGCAGAAGGCCCGGCGTGTGAGCACACATGTTAAAGAAGTACGTTCACGTGTGGAGAAACAGAACGTGCGCGTGAAGAAAGTGGAAACTACGCAAGATGAGCTCCTCACACGCAACAAGTTCAGGGTTGTTATCTATCAG GGTGTAAAAGAAGTCCCCTCTGTTGCTGTCACCAAAACTCCCAAGGGAGCAGGGCTTGCTGAGTTGGAGGTGGAGCCAGATGAGTATGACATCCCTGCTGACCTGTCATCTGATGAAGAGTACATGGTGGTGGAGGATGCGGAGTCGTCCCGGGGCGCCCGTCTCAAACAGTCCGGGTTAAAAGGCATCGAGAACATCAAGGCTGCGTTCTCCAAAGAGAACATGAACAAGACCCGCGAGAAGACCCGAGAAAACCTCAGCAAGACCAAGGAGAGCCTGAGTAAGACAGGCCAGACGCTTGGAACCAAATTCAACACTTTGGGTGAGAAGATCGTGCCACCCGAGCAGCGAGAGAAGATAAAGCAGAGCAGCGAGAGGCTGAAGGAAAACATCGCTAAGAAAGCGCCCACCAAGGAATCCTTCAAAATCAAGCTGAAGAAGGAGCGCACGGTCGCTGAGGGCCAGGAGGGTGCGGAGGCGGAGCCTGCTGTGACTCCACCCAAAGGCAGGAAGTCCAGCCCAGATGTGACCTACACAGAGGTGGTTACCGAAAACAAAAGGGAGGGTCCAGTATCAGAGGAGGGAGCAACTCGTATCCATGAGGACTGA
- the cavin4a gene encoding caveolae-associated protein 4a isoform X1: MEKRGDVILGVEDESGQPVSALSILSLLERVSTIIDGVQASQQRMEERQQQLEGSVSAVQSELLKLARDHGATATTVDKLLQKARRVSTHVKEVRSRVEKQNVRVKKVETTQDELLTRNKFRVVIYQGVKEVPSVAVTKTPKGAGLAELEVEPDEYDIPADLSSDEEYMVVEDAESSRGARLKQSGLKGIENIKAAFSKENMNKTREKTRENLSKTKESLSKTGQTLGTKFNTLGEKIVPPEQREKIKQSSERLKENIAKKAPTKESFKIKLKKERTVAEGQEGAEAEPAVTPPKGRKSSPDVTYTEVVTENKREGPVSEEGATRIHED; this comes from the exons ATGGAAAAGAGAGGAGATGTCATATTAGGGGTTGAGGATGAATCCGGGCAGCCCGTCTCTGCCCTGTCCATTCTGTCTCTGCTGGAGCGTGTGTCAACAATCATCGATGGCGTCCAGGCAAGCCAGCAGCGTATGGAGGAACGCCAACAGCAGCTCGAGGGCTCGGTCAGCGCTGTCCAGTCCGAGCTTCTCAAACTGGCTCGTGACCACGGGGCCACAGCGACGACTGTCGACAAACTGCTGCAGAAGGCCCGGCGTGTGAGCACACATGTTAAAGAAGTACGTTCACGTGTGGAGAAACAGAACGTGCGCGTGAAGAAAGTGGAAACTACGCAAGATGAGCTCCTCACACGCAACAAGTTCAGGGTTGTTATCTATCAG GGTGTAAAAGAAGTCCCCTCTGTTGCTGTCACCAAAACTCCCAAGGGAGCAGGGCTTGCTGAGTTGGAGGTGGAGCCAGATGAGTATGACATCCCTGCTGACCTGTCATCTGATGAAGAGTACATGGTGGTGGAGGATGCGGAGTCGTCCCGGGGCGCCCGTCTCAAACAGTCCGGGTTAAAAGGCATCGAGAACATCAAGGCTGCGTTCTCCAAAGAGAACATGAACAAGACCCGCGAGAAGACCCGAGAAAACCTCAGCAAGACCAAGGAGAGCCTGAGTAAGACAGGCCAGACGCTTGGAACCAAATTCAACACTTTGGGTGAGAAGATCGTGCCACCCGAGCAGCGAGAGAAGATAAAGCAGAGCAGCGAGAGGCTGAAGGAAAACATCGCTAAGAAAGCGCCCACCAAGGAATCCTTCAAAATCAAGCTGAAGAAGGAGCGCACGGTCGCTGAGGGCCAGGAGGGTGCGGAGGCGGAGCCTGCTGTGACTCCACCCAAAGGCAGGAAGTCCAGCCCAGATGTGACCTACACAGAGGTGGTTACCGAAAACAAAAGGGAGGGTCCAGTATCAGAGGAGGGAGCAACTCGTATCCATGAGGACTGA
- the ift57 gene encoding intraflagellar transport protein 57 homolog, whose amino-acid sequence MAEEEERGPGSVYQMFVLMEDLLDKLKVLDYEQHVLDKHNIKPLSRHYFVSSPHVLSNPGEQFYMFSVIAAWLITLCGRPFDTPQEYDDPNATVSNILSELRTLGGQVDFPPSKLKTGSGEHVCYVLDQLVEKALKSKGFAWNRPLYPSVEVEDECVQEDDAELTLSKVEEEMTQEDEEYEEEDGLDLDALKTRTNGELSGSRPAVVLESDVDAAEWNLEVERVLPQLKVTIRTDNKDWRIHLDQMHQHQDGINTSLQDAKGCLFKLREDISKTLEKVSSREKYLNTQLEHLISEYRQAQSQLNKVKELYQQASGGVTERTRILAEISEELDKVKQEMEEKGSSMSDGAPVVKIRQSLTKLKQEIEQMDVRMGVVEHTLLQAKLREKNNMTRDMHATHLLEPNAQAY is encoded by the exons atggCGGAGGAGGAAGAGCGCGGTCCGGGCTCTGTCTATCAGATGTTCGTGTTGATGGAGGATCTGCTGGATAAACTGAAGGTTCTCGATTATGAGCAGCACGTTCTGGACAAACACAACATCAAACCTCTGTCCAG ACATTATTTTGTCTCCAGCCCTCATGTGTTGTCAAATCCCGGTGAGCAGTTCTATATGTTCAGTGTAATTGCTGCCTGGTTGATTACATTATGCGGGCGACCGTTCGACACACCACAGGAGTATGACGACCCCAACGCCACAGTCTCCAACATCCTGTCTGAACTTCGAACCCTG GGAGGCCAGGTTGATTTCCCCCCATCTAAGCTGAAGACTGGGTCTGGAGAGCATGTCTGTTATGTTCTAGACCAGCTGGTAGAAAAGGCACTAAAGAGTAAAGGTTTTGCCTGGAACAG GCCGCTGTACCCATCAGTGGAGGTGGAGGATGAGTGTGTGCAGGAAGATGATGCAGAACTCACACTCAGTAAAGTGGAAGAGGAGATGACA caggAGGATGAGGAATATGAGGAAGAAGATGGACTGGATTTAGATGCACTGAAGACCAGAACCAATGGC GAGCTCAGTGGTTCGAGGCCTGCAGTGGTTTTGGAGTCAGATGTTGATGCTGCCGAATGGAATCTGGAGGTGGAGCGAGTTCTTCCACAGCTTAAAGTCACCATCCGCACTGACAATAAG GATTGGAGGATTCACCTCGATCAAATGCATCAGCATCAAGATGGCATCAACACATCCCTGCAAGATGCCAAG GGTTGTCTGTTTAAGCTGAGGGAGGACATCAGCAAAACTCTGGAGAAAGTGAGCAGTCGTGAGAAATATCTCAACACTCAGCTCGAGCATCTTATTTCAGAATACCGGCAAGCACAATCACAGCTCAACAAG GTGAAGGAGCTTTATCAGCAGGCCAGTGGAGGTGTCACAGAGAGAACCAGGATTTTGGCTGAG ATTAGCGAGGAGTTAGACAAAGTCAAGCAGGAAATGGAAGAGAAAGGCAGCAGCATGTCAGATGGAG CGCCAGTAGTGAAAATCCGTCAGAGTTTGACCAAGCTGAAGCAGGAGATTGAGCAGATGGATGTTCGGATGGGGGTGGTGGAGCACACGCTACTTCAAGCTAAACTCCGAGAGAAAAACAACATGACCCGAGACATGCACGCTACACATCTCTTAGAGCCCAATGCGCAGGCTTATTGA
- the tmem71 gene encoding transmembrane protein 71 (The RefSeq protein has 2 substitutions compared to this genomic sequence), which translates to MAFFFKGAVTSSPVKTRRQEAEYICHSLDSSHFSDSSFECFSTNPLTGSVCACRRSPRLLSNGYYVLTEDSFNTDDEGNVTLTPSHTSVTYKENLVRIFRRKRRAKRSLASLLSDMSQSCQSWLEGSVFRRSEPITPIQSSWEEFDHSYEKESPISFTYDPIDPVSSPDKLPPQTQLEEEEPQCDSCATHEHFSQSVSGLLDVPPPSVCHLDSYGSSSKTSSENVFMKVLLLILTLCLCIAISSGWLLGGVSAAVAFVVLLSSICVSKPGSSVRWRRAKTEDITSRNE; encoded by the exons ATGGCTTTCTTCTTCAAAGGAGCGGTGACAA GTTCTCCAGTTAAGACCAGGAGGCAGGAGGCTGAATACATTTGTCACAG CCTGGACTCCTCCCACTTCTCTGACTCATCCTTCGAGTGTTTCTCCACCAATCCACTGACAGGATCAGTGTGTGCGTGTCGCAGAAGTCCCCGCCTATTATCCAATGGTTATTATGTTCTGACGGAGGACAGTTTTAACACAGATGACGAGGGAAACGTTACTCTGACTCCCTCACACACCAGCGTCACATACAAGGAGAATCTCGTCCG caTATTTAGACGAAAGCGGCGGGCAAAAAGATCACTGGCCAGCCTTCTGAGTGACATGAGCCAGTCGTGCCAATCCTGGCTGGAAGGAAGTGTTTTTAGAAGATCTGAGCCAATCACACCCATCCAGTCTTCATGGGAGGAGTTTGACCACAGTTATGAGAAAGAATCGTCCATCAGCTTTACCTATG ATCCTATAGATCCTGTTTCCTCGCCTGATAAACTGCCTCCTCAGACTCAGCTTGAGGAGGAGGAGCCTCAGTGTGATTCATGCGCCACCCATGAACAGTTCAGCCAATCAGTGAGCGGCCTCCTGGATGTCCCTCCTCCATCTGTGTGCCACCTCGATAGTTACGGCTCTTCCAGCAAGACTTCATCAG AAAATGTGTTCATGAAAGTCCTTCTCCTCATCCTCACTCTGTGCCTCTGCATCGCCATCTCATCCGG GTGGCTGCTGGGAGGTGTTTCTGCAGCCGTGGCATTTGTGGTTCTGCTCTCTTCGATAT GTGTGTCTAAACCCGGTTCTTCAGTGCGCTGGAGGAGAGCAAAGACTGAG GACATCACCTCCAGGAATGAGTGA